CTTGCAGATTTTTTGACCCTTATGCGCAACAAGGCGTACGACCACGGCATATTCGAGAGCCTTGAAAGCCCGGTGCCCGTAGTGAGCGTTGGAAACCTGACAGTGGGAGGGACCAACAAGACTCCGGTGGTTGAAATGCTGGCCAGGTTGTTTGATGGTTTTGGCTTGAAAGTGGGCATAATCTCAAGAGGTTACGGGAAGAAAAGTAAAGGCCCCCATCTGATAAGGGAAGGAAGCTCCTACTTGCCTGAGGATGTGGGGGATGAGCCTTTCTTGCTCTCTCAAAAACTGCCTAAGGCAACGGTATGCGTCTCCTCTGACAGGTTGGAGGGTGTGGACCTTTTGGCCAGGGAGGGGGTGGACCTGGTCATAGCGGACGATGCCTTCCAGCACCGGCGGATGGGAAGGGACGTGGACATACTGCTGGTGGACGCTACCTGCCCTTGGGGCAACGGGAGGATATTCCCTGCGGGGCTTTTAAGGGAGAGAAAAGGCTCCATAAAGAGAGCTCACATGGTTATTATCACCAAGGCAGACCAGGTAGAAAGAGAAAGCCTCAGGAAGTTAAAAGATGAGCTTTCAAGGTTTGTGGATAGTAAGTCTATCTTTGAGGCTCACCTTGAGCTTTCTGGATGGGCTTGCTGGAACGGGGAGTGGAAAGATCTAAACAGCCCCCCCAAGGGCGAAGCTTTAGTTTTTTCGGCCATAGGTAACCCCGCGAGCTTTGAAGCATTTTTGAGGCGCTCTGGAGTTGAAGTGAAAAGCCACTTGATCTTCAGGGACCACCATAGGTTCACGGAGAAAAACCTTGAGGAGATAGACGAAGTACGCCGAAAGATGGGATCTCAAGTAGTCATATGCACGGAAAAGGACGTGCTTAACCTGCCTGCGGGGTGCGAGATTCCTTTCGAGGTAGTGGTACCGAAAGTGCGCACCATGGTGGTCCAGGAGGAAAGGTTCTTGAAGGATTTGATCTCTGCCTTGAGGCCCAAGGTGGTCGTGGCGTCCAACGGCTACGGAGAGGACGCCATAGGTGCTTTACTGGCAGGAAAGCTCAAAAAGGAACTTCCTCACGCCGAGGTTATGGCCTTTCCTTTGGTCGGCAGAGGCAAAGAATACGAGGAAGCCGGAATAAAGGTATGTGCCCCTCCATATGAAATGCCCAGTGAGGGTGTGATAAAGTATCATTTGAAGGACCTTTTGAGGGACCTCAAGAGGGGGCTTTTGCGCAACCTTTCGGAGCAGATGAAAGTCTGGGCATCGTTGAGGGGTAAGATAAGGACGGTTTTGTGTGTGGGGGATGTGTACCTTCTTTTGAATGTCCTTTGGGGGCAGGGGACCACGCCTGTTCTTATGGCCACGGCCAAGACGGAAAAGAACAGAGGGCATTTCAGCCTTGAATACTTGGTTTTGCGCAGAAGGGCCAGGTGCGTGTGGACCCGGGACAAGGAGACCCGGGATAAAATGATAAAAAGAAAGGTGAACGCTGTATATTGCGGCAATCCAATAATGGATCTTGCCGGTGATAATGTTTGTGAAGAAGGAAAGTTTTGGGAGGAAGGCCTGCCGGGGGTGCTTCTTTTGCCGGGCAGCAGAAGAAGGGCTTACCAGGATGTGAAGATGCTCTTGGAAGCAGCGGAGTTGGTGAATAAAAAGGTGCGGTGCCGTTTCGTGATGGTCCTTGCGGCAACCATAGATGAAGAGACCTTGCTGCGATCCCTCGATGGATGGAAGAGGCTAGAAGAAGGGATGCTTGTAAGTCCTTCGGGGAATACCAAGGTGGTTCTCACCCGTGAGAGGGTGGGAACGGTGGCCCGAGGTGCCAAGTTGGTGATAGGCCTTGGGGGGACGGCCAACCAGATATGTGCTGGATTGGGAGTGCCCGTGGTTTCCATATTGGAGAAAGGCAAGCTTGTGCAGAAAAAGCTCCTTGGAGAATCTGAAGTGTTGGTCGAACCGAGCAGCGAAGCCTTGAGCAGGGAGGTTTTGGCCATCCTGGAGGACAACACAAGACGCATGAAGATGTCGAGGGCTGGAGTATACATGATGGGCCCTTCCGGAGCGGTAGAGGACGTGGT
The DNA window shown above is from Thermovirga lienii DSM 17291 and carries:
- a CDS encoding tetraacyldisaccharide 4'-kinase (PFAM: Tetraacyldisaccharide-1-P 4'-kinase~TIGRFAM: conserved hypothetical protein; tetraacyldisaccharide 4'-kinase~COGs: COG1663 Tetraacyldisaccharide-1-P 4'-kinase~InterPro IPR003758~KEGG: aco:Amico_1495 tetraacyldisaccharide 4'-kinase~PFAM: Tetraacyldisaccharide-1-P 4'-kinase~PRIAM: Tetraacyldisaccharide 4'-kinase~SPTR: Tetraacyldisaccharide 4'-kinase;~TIGRFAM: tetraacyldisaccharide 4'-kinase~manually curated), which produces MGRILIDYLHYIRGSKSSFLWNAMVPLGCLADFLTLMRNKAYDHGIFESLESPVPVVSVGNLTVGGTNKTPVVEMLARLFDGFGLKVGIISRGYGKKSKGPHLIREGSSYLPEDVGDEPFLLSQKLPKATVCVSSDRLEGVDLLAREGVDLVIADDAFQHRRMGRDVDILLVDATCPWGNGRIFPAGLLRERKGSIKRAHMVIITKADQVERESLRKLKDELSRFVDSKSIFEAHLELSGWACWNGEWKDLNSPPKGEALVFSAIGNPASFEAFLRRSGVEVKSHLIFRDHHRFTEKNLEEIDEVRRKMGSQVVICTEKDVLNLPAGCEIPFEVVVPKVRTMVVQEERFLKDLISALRPKVVVASNGYGEDAIGALLAGKLKKELPHAEVMAFPLVGRGKEYEEAGIKVCAPPYEMPSEGVIKYHLKDLLRDLKRGLLRNLSEQMKVWASLRGKIRTVLCVGDVYLLLNVLWGQGTTPVLMATAKTEKNRGHFSLEYLVLRRRARCVWTRDKETRDKMIKRKVNAVYCGNPIMDLAGDNVCEEGKFWEEGLPGVLLLPGSRRRAYQDVKMLLEAAELVNKKVRCRFVMVLAATIDEETLLRSLDGWKRLEEGMLVSPSGNTKVVLTRERVGTVARGAKLVIGLGGTANQICAGLGVPVVSILEKGKLVQKKLLGESEVLVEPSSEALSREVLAILEDNTRRMKMSRAGVYMMGPSGAVEDVVRYALKELGWKKRHDVWRHLDEVFAKEEDGIS